The following coding sequences are from one Salvia hispanica cultivar TCC Black 2014 chromosome 3, UniMelb_Shisp_WGS_1.0, whole genome shotgun sequence window:
- the LOC125216934 gene encoding transcription factor bHLH140 — translation MESMEIDRGNTPPGGEKGEELKQIILVLIGLPGSGKSTFCEEVAKISSRPWTRVCQDAIKNGKSGTKIMCLSVAAAALEDGKSVLIDRCNIDKEQRADFLKLGSSETEKHAVVLDLPNSLCISRSVKRSGHEGKLQGSRAAQVVNHMAPKKELPKLSEGFNRIMFCYNEKDVKEAIKLYGSLRLCDSLPSGCFGQKSMDSMVQVGIRSFFKKQDTSGNAKSVPEDSGNQGAEAGSHTAGDALEKKGKCDIVDVTTSTSGSTASCSIPTLAFPSISTADFQFDLEKASDIIVEQVQEYISRIGEAKLVMVDLSHGSKILSLVKTKAAKKNIDSNKFSTFVGDITQLRSCGGLSCNVIANPTNREIKPGGGGVNAAVFKAAGFELEVATKERAEKLAAGECVIVPLPSSSPWFGAEGVTHVIHVLGPNMNPRRPDCLKDDYTKGCKILREAYSSLFEGFVSIVKSYGNEDQNGKRTAAFVPERNKKSKGSSSPLSKSGVNNQNQVDQSSTTKTWNPWAQALHKIAMSPGNHEDVVLEVSDHVVVIKDSYPKAQQHLLVIARCHGLDSLADVSGEDIPLLKEMHDVGLKWAEKLILENKSLEFRLGYHSIPSMRQLHLHVISQDFDSTHLKNKKHWLSFNTPFFLDSVNVIKQLEEDGELRLGNESFFDGVLRCHRCLSVNPNMPKLKNHVRSCKDPLTFLIQNGYLIFSEGKYR, via the exons ATGGAATCAATGGAAATTGATCGAGGAAATACACCGCCTGGAG GAGAAAAGGGGGAAGAACTGAAGCAAatcatactagtattaattggTCTACCGGGAAGTGGAAAATCCACCTTTTGCGAGGAAGTGGCGAAAATTTCTTCCCGCCCCTGGACCCGCGTTTGCCAG GATGCAATCAAGAATGGCAAGAGTGGGACAAAAATCATGTGTTTATCTGTTGCAGCTGCTGCTTTGGAAGATGGTAAGAGTGTATTGATAGACAGGTGTAACATTGACAAGGAGCAGAGGGCAGACTTTCTCAAACTCGGCAGTTCAGAAACAGAGAAACATGCCGTGGTGCTTGATCTACCAAACTCACTTTGTATCTCTCGTTCTGTGAAGCGTAGTGGGCACGAGGGCAAGTTACAAGGCAGTCGAGCAGCTCAAGTAGTGAATCACATGGCACCAAAGAAAGAGCTCCCTAAACTGAGTGAAGGGTTTAACAGAATTATGTTTTGCTACAATGAGAAAGATGTGAAAGAAGCTATCAAATTGTATGGTTCTCTCAGACTGTGTGATTCTCTTCCTTCTGGTTGTTTTGGTCAGAAGAGTATGGATTCCATGGTTCAAGTTGGGATCAGGAGCTTTTTCAAGAAACAAGATACCTCTGGAAATGCCAAGTCTGTGCCTGAAGATTCTGGCAATCAGGGAGCGGAAGCGGGTTCTCATACAGCAGGTGATGCTCTTGAGAAGAAGGGGAAGTGTGATATAGTTGATGTTACTACCTCTACTTCAGGTTCTACTGCTTCTTGCAGCATTCCAACTTTGGCGTTTCCATCCATTTCTACTGCAGACTTTCAATTTGACCTTGAAAAAGCATCTGATATTATTGTAGAGCAAGTTCAGGAATATATTAGTAGGATTGGAGAGGCAAAACTAGTTATGGTAGATTTATCTCATGGATCGAAAATATTGTCTCTGGTTAAGACCAAGGCTGCGAAGAAGAATATTGACTCTAACAAGTTTTCTACATTTGTTGGAGATATAACTCAACTCCGATCTTGTGGAGGTTTAAGCTGCAACGTAATTGCTAATCCTACAAACCG GGAAATAAAACCAGGAGGTGGAGGAGTAAATGCTGCTGTTTTTAAAGCCGCAGGCTTCGAGCTAGAAGTTGCAACCAAGGAAAGAGCCGAAAAACTTGCAGCAGGGGAGTGTGTGATTGTGCCACTTCcttcatcttctccgtggTTTGGGGCAGAAGGTGTGACCCATGTTATCCATGTTCTTGGACCAAATATGAACCCCAGGCGACCCGACTGTCTCAAAGATGATTATACTAAAGGATGCAAGATTCTTCGCGAAGCTTACTCATCACTGTTTGAAGGCTTTGTTTCTATAGTGAAGTCCTATGGTAATGAAgatcaaaatggcaaaagaaCAGCAGCTTTTGTGCCTGAGAGAAACAAGAAGAGTAAGGGTTCAAGCTCTCCACTATCAAAATCTGGTGTGAATAATCAAAATCAGGTTGATCAAAGCAGCACTACTAAGACTTGGAACCCATGGGCCCAAGCTCTTCACAAGATTGCTATGAGTCCTGGCAATCATGAGGACGTTGTGCTTGAGGTTTCAGATCACGTAGTAGTGATAAAGGATTCTTATCCAAAG GCACAACAGCACCTCTTAGTCATTGCACGATGCCATGGGCTTGACAGCCTTGCTGATGTTAGTGGTGAAGATATTCCCTTATTGAAAGAGATGCATGATGTTGGCTTGAAATGGGCTGAAAAGCTCATTCTTGAAAATAAGTCGCTGGAATTCCGTCTCGGATACCATTCA ATCCCCTCAATGCGGCAACTGCACCTACACGTGATAAGCCAGGACTTCGACTCGACTCACCTGAAGAACAAGAAACATTGGCTTTCATTCAATACTCCATTCTTCCTAGATTCAGTAAATGTAATTAAGCAACTCGAAGAAGATGGAGAGCTCAGATTGGGAAATGAAAGCTTCTTTGATGGGGTTTTGCGCTGCCATCGATGTCTAAGTGTGAACCCAAACATGCCTAAACTCAAGAACCATGTTCGGTCTTGTAAAGACCCCCTCACATTTCTAATACAAAATGGCTATCTTATTTTCTCGGAAGGTAAGTATAGGTAA